In Mercurialis annua linkage group LG6, ddMerAnnu1.2, whole genome shotgun sequence, the following are encoded in one genomic region:
- the LOC126686659 gene encoding uncharacterized protein LOC126686659, whose protein sequence is MSNLTKLEFTALDVSEKNYLSWILDAKIHLQASGHEDTIKEGNNASTQDRAKAMIFLRHHLDEGLKNEYLSEDNPLVLWNSLKERFDHQKTVILPKARYDWMHLRLQDFKSVSEYNSAIFRISSKLKLCGETITDEDLLEKTFSTFHASNVVLQQQYREKGFKKYSELISCLLVAEQNNELLMKNHAARPTGSAPFPEVNASAYRSPRGRGRGRGRGRGHGYGRGGNNYNHVGYNNSFKHKNHHQKWDKKEEKQENRNSGQYKHQVKNVDSKCYRCGMTGHWSRTCRTPKHLVELYQASLKENGKNIETNFVADDDFDHSLMHNDSIDMTHLDVSDFLENNNNEN, encoded by the coding sequence ATGTCAAACCTTACAAAGCTTGAATTTACGGCACTTGATGTATCTGAAAAAAATTATCTGTCATGGATACTAGATGCTAAAATACATCTGCAAGCCTCTGGTCATGAGGACACTATTAAAGAGGGAAATAATGCCTCTACTCAAGATCGTGCAAAAGCAATGATCTTCCTTCGCCATCATCTTGATGAaggattaaaaaatgaatatctcAGTGAAGATAATCCACTTGTTCTCTGGAATAGTTTAAAAGAACGCTTCGACCATCAGAAGACTGTAATTCTTCCAAAAGCTCGTTATGACTGGATGCATTTAAGATTGCAGGATTTTAAAAGTGTTAGTGAATACAATTCTGCAATATTCCGAATTAGCTCAAAGCTAAAATTGTGTGGAGAAACAATTACTGATGaagatttattagaaaaaacatTCTCCACTTTTCATGCATCTAATGTGGTACTCCAGCAGCAGTATCGTGAGAAAGGGTTTAAGAAATATTCAGAGCTGATTTCTTGCCTTCTAGTGGCTGAGCAGAATAACGAGCTGTTAATGAAAAATCATGCGGCACGACCCACTGGTTCTGCTCCATTTCCTGAAGTAAATGCGAGCGCATATAGATCTCCTCGTGGTCGTGGTCGTGGCCGTGGTCGTGGTCGTGGTCATGGTTATGGTCGAGGTGGAAATAATTACAACCATGTCGGTTATAATAACTCCTTTAAGCATAAGAATCACCACCAGAAGTGGGATAAGAAGGAGGAGAAACAAGAAAACAGAAACAGTGGACAATACAAACATCAAGTGAAAAATGTCGATAGTAAATGTTATCGATGTGGCATGACTGGGCATTGGTCGCGTACCTGTCGTACGCCCAAACATCTTGTTGAGCTTTACCAAGCTTCCCTCAAGGAAAATGGAAAGAATATAGAAACAAATTTTGTTGCTGATGATGATTTTGACCACAGTCTAATGCATAATGACTCTATAGACATGACACATTTAGATGTTTCTGATTTTCTTGAGAACAATAATAATGAAAACTAA
- the LOC126688382 gene encoding L-type lectin-domain containing receptor kinase I.8-like — MFSILELLLILLLNSVFLKHSGFAQDLEKADHFIYHGFNESNLNLNGIAKIHSNGLLELTDISYYKLGRAFFPFPLNFSKSSFSTNFVFAIDPQMPNLGGHGFVFAISPSPKFTGAWAIEYFGLFNSSTIGLDSNHVFAVELDTIPTLNFLDIDNNHVGIDVNNLVSNVSASAGYYSDNELKSLQLISRNRMRIWIDYDEAEKLVNVTLAPITSTKPGKPLLSKKIDLSLVLTDSMYVGFSSSTGSMASYHYILGWSFNKSGPAQNLDISKLPSLPGKRKLGKKEPDLRIMIPLITASVVAIVIFGGVYIRRKKYEELREDWEEEYGPQRFSYKNLYKATEGFKEKKILGIGGFGKVYKGILPCSDTQVAVKKFSHNSEHGMKQFVAEIASMGRLRHRNLVQLLGYCRRKGELLLVYDYMPNGSLDRFLFQNDTPNLNWVQRYQILKGVATALLYLHEEGDRVLLHRDVKASNVMLDAEFIGKLGDFGLAKFYDHGSFPQTTCIVGTVGYLAPEVSRTGRATTSSDVFAFGILMLEMACGRRTIEPERPHGEMILADWVLDCWKRGVIVQTSDFQLDGKYMVEEMELVLKLGLLCAHSIPSIRPTMRQVMQYLDGKAALPDTLLDTPRTGLAFVDREAALRSSLSFPLSSDYSSFSITTSVLSSGR; from the coding sequence ATGTTTTCAATTCTTGAACTTCTACTTATTCTACTTTTAAATTCTGTTTTCTTGAAACACTCTGGTTTTGCTCAGGATCTAGAAAAAGCTGACCACTTCATCTACCATGGCTTCAATGAATCGAATCTGAATCTTAACGGAATTGCGAAAATTCATTCAAATGGCCTGTTAGAGTTAACAGACATATCATATTACAAACTTGGTCGTGCTTTTTTTCCATTTCCTTTGAATTTCTCTAAGTCTTCATTTTCAACCAACTTCGTTTTCGCCATCGATCCTCAGATGCCGAATCTTGGCGGCCACGGCTTTGTTTTCGCGATATCTCCGTCTCCAAAGTTTACAGGCGCGTGGGCTATAGAATACTTCGGATTGTTCAACTCTTCAACAATTGGCTTGGATTCGAATCATGTCTTCGCGGTTGAACTTGACACTATACCGACTCTTAATTTTTTAGACATCGACAATAATCATGTCGGAATTGATGTGAATAATTTGGTATCAAACGTGTCAGCTTCAGCAGGATACTATTCAGACAATGAACTTAAAAGCTTGCAGCTGATAAGTCGAAATCGGATGCGAATTTGGATAGATTATGATGAGGCCGAGAAGCTAGTAAATGTAACCCTCGCTCCTATAACAAGCACGAAACCCGGAAAGCCTCTTCTGTCAAAAAAAATCGATCTTTCTTTAGTTCTGACGGATTCTATGTATGTCGGTTTTTCGTCATCGACAGGATCTATGGCGAGCTATCATTATATTCTTGGTTGGAGTTTCAACAAAAGTGGGCCAGCTCAAAATCTTGATATCTCAAAGCTTCCTTCACTTCCAGGTAAAAGAAAATTAGGTAAAAAAGAACCAGATTTAAGAATTATGATCCCCTTGATTACAGCAAGTGTTGTGGCGATTGTAATCTTCGGAGGTGTTTATATAAGGAGGAAGAAATACGAAGAATTGCGCGAAGATTGGGAAGAAGAATACGGACCTCAAAGATTTTCCTATAAGAATTTGTATAAAGCAACCGAAGGAttcaaagagaaaaaaattcTCGGAATTGGAGGTTTCGGAAAGGTCTATAAAGGCATATTGCCTTGTTCGGATACACAAGTTGCAGTCAAGAAATTTTCGCATAATTCTGAACACGGAATGAAGCAATTTGTAGCGGAAATTGCAAGTATGGGAAGGCTAAGACATAGAAATTTAGTTCAACTTCTTGGTTATTGTAGACGAAAAGGCGAGCTTCTCTTGGTATACGATTATATGCCGAATGGGAGCCTCGACAGATTCCTATTTCAGAACGACACGCCAAATCTGAACTGGGTTCAACGGTATCAAATCTTAAAAGGAGTTGCAACCGCACTTCTTTACCTCCACGAAGAAGGGGACCGGGTTCTTCTCCATCGAGACGTAAAAGCTAGCAATGTCATGTTAGATGCGGAATTTATCGGAAAGTTAGGAGATTTCGGACTAGCTAAGTTTTACGATCACGGATCATTTCCTCAAACGACTTGTATTGTTGGAACTGTAGGATATCTAGCACCAGAAGTTTCAAGAACAGGACGGGCCACTACGAGCAGTGATGTTTTTGCTTTCGGGATACTTATGTTGGAAATGGCTTGCGGAAGAAGAACTATAGAGCCGGAAAGACCACATGGAGAGATGATTTTGGCAGACTGGGTTCTCGATTGTTGGAAACGAGGCGTGATTGTTCAGACGAGCGATTTTCAATTAGACGGTAAATATATGGTCGAAGAAATGGAATTGGTACTGAAGTTAGGTCTTCTTTGTGCTCATTCTATACCGTCAATTAGGCCTACGATGAGGCAAGTGATGCAATATCTAGACGGAAAGGCTGCCTTGCCGGACACACTACTCGATACTCCTCGTACCGGTTTGGCCTTCGTTGACCGCGAAGCAGCTCTACGTAGCAGCTTGTCATTTCCTTTATCATCTGACTACTCCAGCTTTTCTATCACCACCTCGGTCCTTAGTTCGGGTCGTTGA
- the LOC126688242 gene encoding L-type lectin-domain containing receptor kinase I.8-like, giving the protein MFSILELLFVLLFSALFLKHSGFAQDQHKADQFIYHGFNESNLNLNGIAKIHSNGLLELTDISYYKIGRAFLPFPFNFSKSSFSTNFVFAIDPQMPNLGGHGVVFTISPSLEFTDAWAIEYFGLFNSSTIGLDSNHVFAVELDTIQTLNFKDTDNNHVGIDVNDLVSNVSASAGYFSDNELKRLELISGNLMQIWIDYDEAEKLVNVTLAPVTIMKPEKTLLSTKIDLSLVLTDSMYVGFSSSTGSMASHHYILGWSFNKSGPAQNLDMSKLPSLPSKPKSGKKGVPDFKIIIPLITASVLVIIIFGGVYIRKKKYEELREDWEEEYGPQRYSYKDLHKATEGFKENEVLGFGGFGKVYKGVFPCSDIQVAVKKFSHDSEQGMKQFVAEIASMGRLRHRNLVQLLGYCRRKGELLLVYDYMPNGSLDRFLFQNDTPNLNWVQRYQILKGVATALLYLHEEGDRVLLHRDVKASNVMLDAEFIGKLGDFGLAKFYDHGSFPQTTCIVGTVGYLAPEVSRTGRATTSSDVFAYGILMLEMACGRKTIEPERPRGEMILADWVLDCWKRGVITETSDLQLEGKYMVEEMELVLKLGLLCAHSIPANRPTMRQVMQYLDRKAALPDTLLDTPRTSLALLNREEALRCSSLSYEYSSLSMTASVLSCGR; this is encoded by the coding sequence ATGTTTTCAATTCTTGAACTTCTGTTTGTTCTACTTTTTAGTGCTCTTTTCTTGAAACATTCTGGTTTTGCTCAAGATCAACATAAAGCTGACCAATTCATCTACCATGGCTTCAACGAATCGAATCTGAATCTCAACGGAATTGCGAAAATTCACTCTAATGGTCTGTTAGAGTTAACAGACATTTCATACTACAAAATTGGTCGTGCTTTTCTTCcatttccttttaatttctCCAAGTCTTCATTTTCAACCAACTTCGTTTTTGCCATCGATCCTCAGATGCCGAACCTTGGCGGCCACGGTGTTGTTTTCACAATATCTCCGTCGCTAGAGTTTACAGACGCGTGGGCAATAGAATACTTCGGATTGTTCAATTCTTCAACAATCGGCTTGGATTCGAACCATGTCTTTGCCGTTGAGCTCGACACTATACAGACTCTGAATTTTAAAGACACTGATAACAATCATGTCGGAATTGATGTGAATGATTTGGTATCTAATGTGTCAGCTTCAGCAGGATACTTTTCGGACAATGAATTGAAAAGATTGGAGCTGATTAGTGGAAATCTGATGCAAATTTGGATAGATTATGATGAGGCAGAGAAGCTAGTAAATGTAACACTAGCTCCTGTAACAATCATGAAGCCTGAAAAGACTCTCTTGTCGACGAAAATCGATCTTTCGTTAGTTCTGACAGATTCTATGTATGTCGGTTTTTCGTCATCGACAGGATCTATGGCAAGCCATCATTATATTCTTGGTTGGAGCTTCAACAAAAGTGGGCCGGCTCAAAATCTTGATATGTCAAAGCTTCCTTCACTTCCAAGCAAACCAAAATCAGGTAAGAAGGGAGTACcggattttaaaattataatcccATTGATAACAGCAAGTGTTCTGGTGATCATAATCTTTGGAGGTGTTTATATAAGGAAGAAGAAATACGAAGAACTGCGCGAAGATTGGGAAGAAGAATACGGACCTCAAAGATATTCCTACAAGGATTTGCATAAAGCAACTGAAGGATTCAAAGAGAACGAAGTTCTGGGTTTTGGTGGTTTTGGGAAGGTCTATAAAGGCGTATTTCCTTGTTCGGATATACAAGTTGCAGTCAAGAAATTTTCGCATGATTCTGAACAAGGAATGAAGCAATTCGTAGCTGAAATTGCAAGCATGGGAAGGTTAAGGCATAGAAATTTGGTTCAACTTCTGGGCTATTGCAGGCGAAAAGGCGAGCTGCTTTTGGTATATGATTATATGCCCAATGGGAGTCTTGACAGGTTCCTATTTCAGAACGATACTCCGAATCTGAACTGGGTTCAACGATATCAGATCTTAAAAGGAGTTGCAACCGCGCTTCTGTACCTCCACGAAGAAGGGGACCGTGTTCTTCTCCATAGAGACGTAAAAGCTAGCAATGTTATGTTAGATGCTGAATTTATCGGAAAGTTGGGAGATTTTGGACTAGCTAAGTTTTACGATCACGGATCATTTCCTCAAACAACCTGTATTGTTGGAACTGTAGGATATCTTGCACCAGAAGTTTCAAGAACAGGACGGGCCACTACAAGCAGCGACGTTTTTGCTTACGGGATCCTTATGCTGGAAATGGCTTGCGGAAGAAAGACTATAGAGCCAGAAAGACCACGTGGAGAGATGATATTGGCAGATTGGGTTCTCGATTGTTGGAAAAGAGGCGTGATCACTGAGACGAGTGATCTTCAATTAGAAGGTAAATATATGGTGGAAGAAATGGAATTGGTATTGAAGCTAGGTTTGCTTTGTGCTCATTCTATACCGGCAAATAGGCCTACGATGAGGCAAGTGATGCAATATCTAGACAGAAAAGCTGCTTTACCGGACACACTACTCGACACTCCTCGTACCAGTTTGGCCTTACTTAACCGTGAAGAAGCTCTACGTTGCAGTTCGTTATCTTACGAGTACTCTAGCTTGTCAATGACTGCCTCAGTCCTTAGTTGCGGTCGTTGA